Proteins co-encoded in one Ziziphus jujuba cultivar Dongzao chromosome 9, ASM3175591v1 genomic window:
- the LOC132799467 gene encoding receptor-like protein EIX1 isoform X2, with product MTSIITLDLSLNELQGDLPTSSMAQLCKLKLIDLSGNTWNRSISQILDICSGCLSDSLQVLNIGDGKIYGHLTTKIGQFRSLIDLDLYNNSISGLIPESLWQLVNLQSLDISNNQMEGIISEAHFANTTRLKFLSISDNPLTLKLGQDWVPPFQLEDLSMGSYHLGPKFPMWVRSQKSLSSLGLSNTSLADVLPAWIFNFSLELQYLDLSQNQMHGRIPNLTNVGTQRYSTIDLSQNHFEGPLPFVSSKVICENWSPLIFLRTNFLVKSLKVCRV from the exons atgacatCTATCATTACACTTGACCTGTCATTGaatgagctacaaggagacttGCCAACATCATCCATGGCTCAACTTTGCAAATTAAAACTAATTGATCTGTCAGGCAACACATGGAATCGATCCATATCCCAAATCCTAGATATTTGTTCAGGATGTCTTTCTGATAGCCTACAAGTCCTGAATATCGGGGATGGTAAAATATATGGTCATTTAACCACTAAAATTGGGCAGTTCAGATCTCTGATCGATCTTGATCTGtacaataattcaatttctgGTCTAATACCTGAATCTTTGTGGCAGCTTGTTAATTTGCAATCGTTAGACATTAGCAATAATCAGATGGAAGGTATAATTTCGGAGGCTCACTTTGCTAATACAACAAGACTGAAATTTCTTTCTATATCGGATAACCCACTCACTTTGAAATTAGGTCAGGATTGGGTTCCTCCTTTTCAACTTGAAGATTTATCTATGGGCTCCTACCATTTGGGCCCAAAATTTCCAATGTGGGTACGGTCACAAAAGAGCCTTTCTTCTTTGGGTTTATCCAACACAAGTCTTGCAGATGTTCTTCCTGCTTGGATTTTCAACTTCTCTTTAGAATTACAATACTTAGAtctttctcaaaatcaaatgcATGGAAGGATTCCTAATCTGACGAATGTGGGGACGCAGCGGTACTCAACAATCGACCTGAGCCAAAACCACTTCGAGGGGCCATTGCCTTTCGTATCTTCCAAG GTAATATGCGAGAACTGGAGTCCATTGATTTTTCTAAGAACAAACTTTCTGGTGAAATCCCTCAAAGTATGTCGAGTTTGA
- the LOC132799467 gene encoding receptor-like protein EIX1 isoform X1, whose product MTSIITLDLSLNELQGDLPTSSMAQLCKLKLIDLSGNTWNRSISQILDICSGCLSDSLQVLNIGDGKIYGHLTTKIGQFRSLIDLDLYNNSISGLIPESLWQLVNLQSLDISNNQMEGIISEAHFANTTRLKFLSISDNPLTLKLGQDWVPPFQLEDLSMGSYHLGPKFPMWVRSQKSLSSLGLSNTSLADVLPAWIFNFSLELQYLDLSQNQMHGRIPNLTNVGTQRYSTIDLSQNHFEGPLPFVSSKVSKLDLSDNRLSGSISQFLCSSPSEPMNIWPLSILPIINCQENYPTVGVSGTIHRS is encoded by the coding sequence atgacatCTATCATTACACTTGACCTGTCATTGaatgagctacaaggagacttGCCAACATCATCCATGGCTCAACTTTGCAAATTAAAACTAATTGATCTGTCAGGCAACACATGGAATCGATCCATATCCCAAATCCTAGATATTTGTTCAGGATGTCTTTCTGATAGCCTACAAGTCCTGAATATCGGGGATGGTAAAATATATGGTCATTTAACCACTAAAATTGGGCAGTTCAGATCTCTGATCGATCTTGATCTGtacaataattcaatttctgGTCTAATACCTGAATCTTTGTGGCAGCTTGTTAATTTGCAATCGTTAGACATTAGCAATAATCAGATGGAAGGTATAATTTCGGAGGCTCACTTTGCTAATACAACAAGACTGAAATTTCTTTCTATATCGGATAACCCACTCACTTTGAAATTAGGTCAGGATTGGGTTCCTCCTTTTCAACTTGAAGATTTATCTATGGGCTCCTACCATTTGGGCCCAAAATTTCCAATGTGGGTACGGTCACAAAAGAGCCTTTCTTCTTTGGGTTTATCCAACACAAGTCTTGCAGATGTTCTTCCTGCTTGGATTTTCAACTTCTCTTTAGAATTACAATACTTAGAtctttctcaaaatcaaatgcATGGAAGGATTCCTAATCTGACGAATGTGGGGACGCAGCGGTACTCAACAATCGACCTGAGCCAAAACCACTTCGAGGGGCCATTGCCTTTCGTATCTTCCAAGGTGAGTAAACTAGATCTTTCTGATAATCGACTTTCAGGATCCATTTCTCAATTCTTGTGTAGCTCACCAAGTGAGCCAATGAATATATGGCCGCTCTCTATCTTGCCAATAATCAATTGTCAGGAAAATTACCCAACTGTTGGAGTAAGTGGAACAATACACAggtcttaa
- the LOC107435786 gene encoding receptor-like protein EIX2, with protein MHFFTIPPPAAAAPAFIIFFGFFILHNNSILCDATSSNFSCIPSERQALLNFKHDLDDPALRLASWVGDDCCNWSGVVCSKLTPHHVHKLLLGDPGEQFVEKPLSGEINPSLVDLKHLRHLDLSISLIGGARIPEFLGSLRSLRYLNLSGTGFGGMIPHQLGNLTNLHSLDLSYVYAVINDTEVHAYAKNLQWLSQLSSLRYLDMSSIDLDEASDWLEVTNSLPSLEVLRLSYCNLNFIFRPTSHVNFSSLALLDLSSNYLGSNISLWVSNLRSLTSLYLSGIANGASIPDGIQNLTSLVHLDLSENSFNTSIPSWLYSLSHLEVLNLADNQLRGPILEDIQNLTSFVHLDLSYNYFNTSIPSGLYSFSHLKVLNLGGNQLTGTISSEIKNMTSIITLDLSWNKLQGDLPTSSMAQLCKLKEIDLSGNTWNQSISQILDSFSGCLSDRLKVLKIQDGQIYGHLTNKIGQFRSLIDLDLYNNSISGLIPESLGQLVNLQSLDISNNQMEGIISEAHFANTTRLKFLSISDNPLTLKLGQDWVPPFQLERLYMDSCHLGPQFPMWVRSQKTLSYLDLSNTSLADVLPDWIFNFSSELRYLDLSQNQMHGRIPNLTNMGTQEYSAIDLSQNHFEGPLPLVSSKVYKLDLSDNLLSGSISQFLCSSPSEPMNMAALDLAKNRLSGKLPNCWSKWKNIQVLYLNYNSFGGGIPSSFGSLIFLQSLHLRSNNLAGILSLSSLQNCINLVTLDLSKNKFEGNIPTWLGTSPAKLRFLIAGFNEFHGHIPEQLCALNSLQILDLSNNNLFGPIPKCFNNFSIMAIEKVEDTEFWYNKTAQDGDYSYVEAALLLLKGEPIEYNKTLALVIIIDLSGNSLSGHIPLEITNLSNLLSLNLSNNLLDGEIPVKIGNMRELESIDFSKNKLSGEIPQSMSSLNFLSYLNLSYNNLSGKIPTGTQLQSFNSSSFVGNKLCGPPLTLNCSTNGEVTVVEKNRKEDDHEMSWFYIGMAVGFIVGFWGFCGFLIFNRTWRHSYFKFLDCINDQIYVASVLKLRWFRKTITTCYNNQ; from the coding sequence ATGCATTTCTTCACAATACCTCCTCCTGCTGCTGCTGCTCctgcttttattattttctttggatTTTTCATCCTTCATAATAATTCTATATTGTGCGATGCCACCTCTTCTAATTTCAGTTGCATCCCAAGCGAGAGACAAGCGCTTCTCAACTTCAAGCATGATCTCGATGATCCTGCCCTCCGCTTGGCCTCCTGGGTTGGTGACGACTGTTGCAATTGGTCTGGCGTTGTCTGCTCCAAGCTCACTCCTCATCATGTTCACAAGCTCCTACTTGGTGATCCTGGCGAACAATTTGTTGAGAAGCCATTGAGTGGTGAGATAAACCCTTCTTTGGTGGATTTGAAGCATCTACGACACTTGGATCTAAGCATCAGTCTTATTGGGGGCGCTCGAATTCCAGAATTCCTTGGATCTTTACGGAGTTTAAGATATCTTAATCTCTCTGGAACTGGTTTCGGTGGAATGATTCCTCATCAACTTGGTAATCTCACAAATTTACACTCTCTTGATCTTAGCTATGTATACGCAGTAATCAATGATACTGAGGTCCACGCATATGCTAAGAATCTTCAATGGCTTTCTCAACTTTCTTCGTTGCGGTACCTTGACATGAGTTCCATTGACCTTGACGAAGCATCTGATTGGTTGGAGGTAACAAATTCACTCCCTTCTTTGGAAGTCCTGCGCTTAAGCTACTGCAATTTGAACTTCATTTTTCGTCCAACATCTCATGTCAATTTTTCATCTTTAGCCCTTCTTGATCTTTCCTCTAACTATTTAGGGAGCAATATTTCACTATGGGTTTCCAATTTGAGAAGTTTGACTTCTCTCTATCTAAGTGGGATTGCAAATGGTGCTTCTATCCCTGATGGTATTCAAAACTTAACTTCCCTTGTGCACCTTGATCTTTCTGAGAACTCTTTTAATACCTCAATACCCAGCTGGTTATATAGTTTAAGCCATTTGGAGGTTCTCAACCTTGCTGATAATCAATTGAGAGGTCCCATCCTTGAAGATATTCAAAACTTAACTTCCTTTGTGCACCTTGATCTTTCTTATAACTATTTTAATACCTCAATACCCAGCGGGTTATATAGTTTCAGCCATTTGAAGGTTCTCAACCTTGGTGGTAATCAATTGACAGGTACAATATcaagtgaaataaaaaatatgacatCTATCATTACACTTGACCTCTCATGGAACAAGCTACAAGGAGACTTGCCAACATCATCCATGGCTCAACTTtgcaaattaaaagaaattgatcTGTCAGGCAACACATGGAATCAATCCATATCCCAAATCCTAGATAGTTTTTCGGGATGTCTTTCTGATAGACTGAAGGTTTTGAAGATTCAGGATGGTCAAATATATGGTCATTTAACCAATAAAATTGGGCAGTTCAGATCTCTGATCGATCTTGATCTGtacaataattcaatttctgGTCTAATACCTGAATCTTTGGGGCAGCTTGTTAATTTGCAATCGTTAGACATTAGCAATAATCAGATGGAAGGTATAATTTCGGAGGCTCACTTTGCTAATACAACAAGACTGAAATTTCTTTCTATATCGGATAACCCACTCACTTTGAAACTAGGTCAGGATTGGGTTCCTCCTTTTCAACTTGAACGTTTATATATGGACTCCTGTCATTTGGGCCCACAATTTCCAATGTGGGTACGGTCACAAAAGACCCTTTCTTATTTGGATTTATCCAACACAAGTCTTGCAGATGTTCTTCCCGATTGGATTTTCAACTTCTCTTCAGAATTACGATACTTAGAtctttctcaaaatcaaatgcATGGAAGGATTCCCAATCTGACGAATATGGGGACGCAGGAGTACTCAGCAATCGACCTGAGCCAAAACCACTTCGAGGGGCCCTTGCCTTTGGTATCTTCCAAGGTGTATAAACTAGATCTTTCTGATAATCTACTTTCAGGATCCATTTCTCAATTCTTGTGTAGCTCACCAAGTGAGCCAATGAATATGGCAGCTCTCGATCTTGCCAAAAATCGGTTGTCAGGAAAATTACCCAACTGTTGGagcaaatggaaaaatatacaggtcttatatttaaattacaatAGCTTTGGTGGTGGTATTCCTTCATCCTTCGGTTCATTGATTTTTCTTCAATCGTTGCATCTCCGTAGTAACAACCTAGCTGGAATattatctctttcttctttacaGAATTGTATTAATTTAGTTACTCTGGATCTTAGTAAGAATAAATTTGAGGGAAACATTCCTACTTGGCTTGGAACAAGTCCTGCAAAGTTGAGGTTTCTTATTGCTGGCTTCAATGAGTTCCATGGTCATATACCTGAACAACTATGTGCTCTCAATTCCCTTCAAATCTTGGACCTTTCAAACAACAATCTGTTCGGCCCAATACCAAAATGTTTTAACAATTTCTCTATTATGGCAATAGAAAAGGTTGAAGATACTGAGTTTTGGTACAATAAGACAGCACAGGATGGTGACTATTCTTACGTAGAGGCTGCATTACTCCTACTGAAAGGCGAGCCAATTGAATACAATAAGACACTTGCACTTGTAATTATCATAGACTTGTCTGGTAACTCTTTGTCAGGACACATTCCTTTAGAAATTACAAATCTCTCAAATCTGCTCTCATTGAATTTGTCAAACAACCTTTTAGATGGAGAGATTCCTGTGAAAATAGGTAATATGCGAGAACTGGAGTCCATTGATTTTTCTAAGAACAAACTTTCTGGTGAAATCCCTCAAAGTATGTCGAGTTTGAATTTCTTGAGCTATTTGAATTTGTCCTACAACAACCTCAGTGGAAAGATCCCAACGGGCACTCAACTCCAAAGCTTCAATTCATCCAGCTTTGTCGGCAACAAACTATGTGGTCCTCCACTCACTCTAAACTGCAGCACAAATGGTGAAGTCACTGTTGTTgaaaagaatagaaaagaaGACGACCATGAAATGTCATGGTTTTACATTGGCATGGCTGTTGGATTCATTGTAGGTTTTTGGGGATTTTGtggttttcttattttcaatcgGACATGGAGACATAGTTATTTCAAGTTTCTCGACTGCATCAACGACCAGATCTATGTGGCTTCAGTCCTAAAGCTGAGATGGTTCCGTAAAACGATAACAACTTGTTACAACAATCAATGA